CCTTGAAGGAGTAGCAAGATAACGTGCCCACGACAACATTTCCAAGGTACTCGTTTCTAGAGATATATATTTAGAATTTTTTCTCGAATGATaatccaaacaaaataaaaaaatccctCAATGAAAATGTCGATGTGTCGAGTGAGTCTGCTCGATTGTTTTTACCATGCTGACGCACCACACACGGCCACTGAACCATCAAATATCACCCGTCACAAACCACAATTAACAAAGACACTATTATCAACACCTCTGTCAACAAGCTATGGATCCAAAGAGCAGCAAAACGagagtaaaagtgaaaatgtccACCAAACTGCGACATGACTATCTAATTTGTTCTGTACTCAACTTAGTAATCCACGCAAGAACACATTtactgcaaaggtaaaaaaaggtACGAAAGTACAATCTTTTCTTGTCAATCGTGATTCGGTCGATGGAACAGCTGTCAATGCGAAGGCTTTGGCAAGAAAAGCGAAGCGATACACAAAAAAGCCACTTCCAAAGTAGCCTCACAGCTTTATAGTCCGTTCACCTTGGAAGTGACAACATTGTTAACAAAACACGTGTTTCAGAACTCACGATGAACAATAAGGACACAGAACACAAAAGATGCCACGTTGGTGTTTGGGACTCGAGtcttctttctaatgcaaaggACGGAAATTGGCTTTAGGAGGTTACAGGCCATCCACAGTGTAGCGACTTTCAAAATGTTGTCAAATTCACGCAAGTTAAAACACCACCATTCAGTTTACATggaagtaaaaaacaaaagacattaCACGACAATAAGACTCACGAATCAAGAATATCATTCGTGCTAAGAGTAAAAAGTCAGATGAGAGCAACATTCAGTTGAAGAAGAGCCATAAGAGAACCGAAGAAAAGGAgtttaaatatttaaaagtcAAAAGTTAAAATCAGCCTTCTAGGTTCAATAGAATGAACAAGTTTGAAGAAACAAAGGGTCTATATAATTCTTGCTGAAAGAAGGCTGCGTAAACGCATACAATTAGTAACAGAAGTCAACTGGCTTTTTGTACCGTTCTTTAACCACACAAACAACTGAAATTGATCTAAATGAAACTTTCTTCTTCGCGACAAGTGGGTGATAATAAAAAGGAATAACTCAGATTATGGGAATGAAAGCCATTTAAATCGGTACAAAAACAGCTGATAGAAACCATTAACTTACACTGATAGTGCAAAGCAAAAAAACACGAACAAGACAACAGTAACTGATGTAAAAAGCTTCGAGGGCTTAACTTTAAtcttattttgtatttttggtaTTATTTAAAGAAAACCGGGATTTGAAAAGCAATTATAATTTGCGGCTAATTCCACCATGAACAATAcacttttgaaagaaatttgaCGTCATTATAATAGCCAATTAAGGTTTTTAAATGAACTAAGCTTTGCAAATAGGTTGGTTTATTTCCTTGTTGCTGTTCGTTGAATCTTTTTCTAAATTCCAAAGAGATGAAGtccaaataatattattcatcgGCTACTCCAAAAGAGATCAAACGCATTGAAACAATACCCACGTGAAACTTAAAGCTGTTTTTCAGGGGAAGAAACAATATATACAGGATTTCTTTACTTGGAAGCTTTATGACAGTTTAATCTGTATTTTTATTACTAAAGCTTTCAGCAAAAACGACGAACATGACTTTAAAATGTCAACGTTCGTAATGACAACTGAATCCTCCAAAAAGCCTAAAAACAGGAAGAAAGACAATGAATTTCATAAACCAAGTCAAAGACGCCAGAATAGCACGAACTGAAAAAGCTTGTTGCTACTCTAGGATATGGCAATTTCAACGGCACGTTTGTGTCCTAGTAACCGACGTTTCAGTCAAAGCTCCGCAATAACCTCATGCGGCTTATCCTTCGTAATACGATCGCCAGAAACGAGTATTGGAACAATTGCAACCCAAAATTAACCAATTAGGGTGTCAATTTTTCGTAGTAAAAGCCTCCTCTTGTAGGAATATTTGCTTAAAAGTGCCCTGAAAGATAACTTAAGAAGAGCAGCGCCGGAGCGAGCCTTGAAGAACCAGACCAGCCGTTACGTCCACGTGTACctgaacgttttccacaaacgCGATGGAGAAACGAATAAATGACTAACGGTCATGGGGGGTCCCCACAGGGGCCCGTTTCtaaaaagtcccgaaaagccacttgtcaaactgccaaccccttgttttgaaaagccgatcttttaacatgttttcaaggtaacaaaagaaaaatgactgtgaaccttgacgacttaaatcctctccgttcttggggatacaaaaggaattgcgacacccgaaaatgccccgtaaagtttcgggactttcgaaaaacgggctgctggggcccgtttcttgaaagtcccgaaaagccatctgtgaaattgccaaccgcttgttttggaaagccgatcttttaacatgttttcaaggtaccaaaaagaaaattaactgtgaagtttgacgaattaaatgctctccgttcttgagttacaaaaggaattgtgaaacccgaaaatggcccgtgaagtttcgggactttcgagaaacggcacCCTGGACACTAAACAAGAGGACAAAAATTTGAGGTGGGTTCTTGCTTAAAGTGGGTGGCCAAAAAGATGGTTACCATGACAAACGAAGGGAATgtaaggacgctttccatttgacagaactgaccggccatttggaaggactaactctacaacactttcaaattaacacacttcgaacATGATAtgtactcctccagaagaacacgagggattatcatgcaagtgtcccttcaaattgtttcattttcctgGCAAaatgacgggtctggccggacAGTTCTGACAAAGGAAAGCGCCCTGAGAGtaaaactgataaatgaaaggGAAGAACTCCATTTTACAGATGAGGTGGAAATCACCGATTACTTACTGGGAATTTTAGGTGGGCAGTACCGTGTATAGGCGAGCCAAGGCAACCGTAACATCAAGGTTTCCACGCGAGGATCTCCTTCAACGTTCTTATTGGAGAGCTCTCCTTTTCCGGGATTCTCTTTCCATCTTTGTTTTCGGGGCCCAAATATTCCCGCGCTCAGAATATTCTCTATCGAGAACGACAAGTAAGGCTTGGATGCCAAAGATGGTAGCGAAGCTCTGCTATCAACAGAGTCTCTGATTTGGTCTGCGGCCATGAGGTTTTAAGACGACTGAACCCCTTACAGCTGAACAAGGTGAGTGAAAGAGAGGCAATGACCACCGCAACTGAGACAAAGCTGTGTAGTGTTTCACCTTGTTTACAAATGCATTCACTTCAAAGGCGTTTTTATAAATTCAAGTTTTATTGAAGTCGTTGATCACTTCAATGACGTGTGACGTCAGGCTAATACGTGCTCTTAACAAATCCCTATCTTACCGAACAGTCTATTTGTCAAACACTCCTAAATATATCTCTTTAATCCTGGATTAACGAAATGAAATTGCTAACTCTTCAATCCGAAAACCATCTCACTATTGTATAAGCCTTGCCTTTTTTTTGTGCATTCGTCAAATCAGCTCTTTTGACAAAATCAAATTACTCTGCATCTAAGTCCGTTCATGATGTCTACAGCTATACCCTTTGTTTGTCGATGGCGCGTCGAATATAAATCTCGCAATTTATTACTTGTATGCGGTATTGTGTGTGACACAAAAGCTTGTCAATACCTAATCATCACCCAAAACGAGTGCAAGTGACCGATGGGAAACATCTACTATTTCCTCTTCAAGGAGAACGAAACGCCTTTATATTGAAGTTGGGAAAGGTTAATTCACTTTGCACTTCCACAATAGGtgcaaattaaagaaacaaGAACAAGCGAATAAGTGTGAACAGAAAATGTGAATTTCAGATAAGATAAAATTTTAAGGACAATGTTCCTCAAGAGGCGCCAatagcaaagcaaagcaaaccaTTAAGTTCCACTCTAAAGACTTAATTGGTCACAACAACTCCGggataataaattaaaataatgaaGGGAAATTCTCTCAGTGAAATCTCATTACTATGGTAGGTAATTTGATTTTATCcttaaaaagataataatttcATTCGTGAAACTTCTGTCCAAACAAATCAAAATCTGGCCAGTGTCTTTGGGCTAAGCAAACAATGAATTTTCgttcaactttaaaaaataccCAAATGGCAAACACTCGGGTGAACGAGGATTAGGTTTCTAATCATGCATTTGCGCTGCTGAGTCAGTGAAGCCACGATGAAATCCGCTGTTGGCTGAATTTAATAGAGATTTAAAAGCTGTCAGTTCGTGAATTGGCTTCTATCGTGAGCGCCGAAATCCCggcaaagaaaaaatagaaacaTGTCTGGTTTACAGGAACACATTGCCTTTGTAAACACTTAATAAGCGCTCCCTTACAACTTATCTAGTTTCTGAGGTATCCTTGCATCGGTTTCATGTCTAGTCTGTATGAAACAACATTTGATTAAATGACAGCAAATGGCAAAAAACGCCACGTGTCGTAGGTTACCAGCACCTTTAAAGTGTTGCTCAGAAACATTTCCAAAAGACAACTATCACAGCAGTAAAAGAAAGAATAAGAACCAACTTTTGCATTTCAGTTTGGCCGACAGGGAAAGACTAATCACCACAAATGGACAACAATCAGCAATGAATATTGAAAAGACATTATAGTCCTTCAGTTCCTTACCGACAATTTCTTGGATAAACAAACCAACTGCAGATTACGGATGGCAATTTCATTTTTAGTCTTATTCCCATTAAGATAATTAGCAGGgattttaatttccttttgtcAACAGTAAGAGGGTCTATTTCCCTGATTCTAGAAATGCACCCTCTTGAGTAATCCTATGAGAACATGTTGGATGACTAGAGAAGAAGGCGAAGAAACCTGGTTTACATCAACGTGGTATTCCAAAGTTGAACTTATAAGTGGTGTTTCCGATTATTCTAAGCTTATTCTCAGACTTATTATACCTTCGCTTGCTTTGTACAAGTGTTCTTTTGAATAAGtgcttgaaaaacaaacagcTTATTTGCGGCTTGTTAGCGTGACTGTAATGGGGTTCACAATCTGGGTACAAACTTCCATCATTTCAGACAAGAGTTAATCATAAATTAAACAGGTAATTAAGAAACGTTAACATACTCTGCGTGTCATTGTGAATACGCGAGGCCCACCTTCGAACGCGATAAATCTCATTTTGTTCGATTGCTTTTCCAAGGACTTAAAACAAACCGAAAGATCTTAACGGATTTGCCGTCTCAAGTTTATTGGCTTCAGCAATGTTTGTTTACGTCATAACCTACCAAGAGGATCAACCTCAATCACGACGGGGAAACGTTAACCAAGACTGTCAACGGTGCAATTAGGAGCGATTGTTCAATACCTCTGCTCCCCGCTTGATGTCTTAACGAAGTTTTCGCAATTGagaattttgttttgatttagTTCATAcatacttaaggacggtgcctactattgttattgcgaatacattctgcgcatctcgagatactcgggtttcctatcagtagtgcttactaatacagtgatatctttgcgcggtttaaaactatccggagaaagtagatctcagtaagtactcttggtatccaaaaagaaaattgtgggggTAATCTTGCATTTTTgagggataattaagcttcaatttgagaaaaagcgccatacattgctttgtattttaaaattttttacaaatattattcatcaattatctttgaaaaatgcgtggatacccccaatttcctttttggatttcaataacacttgttaagatctacatttcctacatgatcataaaccggggcacaaatacctttgaattagtaggcaccgtccttaattgaccactccccacaggggcttttcaggaccaacGAAACGTGACAAccacgacggaacagaacacttaacaacaactgttaagaatcccaactggaggcaaaccagttggctatttacaagtgcaactgagaagttgaaccTGGGACTACCACGGCAAATTCAACAAGTGATCAGCACGTATCTTGAGGCGGGGGggtccccggatctcaaggcaagcgacCAAACCACTGGGCTGCACATTCTGCGATGAGACCCGGTTGCAGTTCAGATTCCTGGATTAGCTAAGCCACCACTTCGTGTTTGATTTCAAGGGACTAATGTAGGTAAAAGATTCAGTTTTCATAAAGTGTCCGTCATTAAGATATGCGTCACAATATGTTTGCAAAGGGAGAGCTTTCATACATCTTCTCATCGTAATATACATGTCACTAAACGTCCGGGAGCTATGTATCGGGAAAGCTGTGTCCGAGGTCTCAGGTACGCGGCCGAGGGCCGTTCTCGAGAtcgaaggttttttttttcttcgtatGGACCGTCTGGCCGATAAGCGGCATGCTTTGTGTGTGCGCTTTGTGTACGTATAGAGGAACTGAAAACTATTCTTCATTTAAAAGCTGTTTTACAATATAACTGCAgtaaataaaactaaaaagaatCGCTTCTCTGTTAAATGAAAGGGTGTTCATTGGCTAGTAGATCCGGTACTGTAGCATTGGGACCACGGGAATCGCAAGGCCTTGGCCCGGTTTAATTCAAGACTTCAAGTTCCGGATCTGTTGTTTTGGCTagcaaaaaacaaaaggcaAAAGCAAAGCGAATAAGTTCCTCGAAAAACATTCAAATCAAAACATACCATTAAGCACAGAGTAAGGAACAGTTTCCATTGAATGGTACTGATTTTCCCTTACGTCTCTGAAATTGTTGTTTGTGGTTTTCGTAGTCAACAAACCGATGTCAATCTAAAATCTCTCGGACAAGTTAGATAATATATAGATAATGTGACGGAACGACTGTTACACATCTCCTCAAAATCCAGATATTAACAAAAGGGTAACCTCAGCCATTTTCATGCTTTTGCGTAACTGTTAGAAGTATACTAAATTTTACGTACTGCTTGTAACAGACTAGGAGAGGCAGATAGTTCTTCGTTAAGGACTGACGCGGCCTTAATCACATCATGACCAGGCGCATTCTTCGAGGAGAAGCCTTTTATAACATTTTCGACGTCATTTACAGTAACAGCACGTTTCCGAAAAGTACTGGAGCATTCGCCAAGACCCATCGCTGAAGACGACGTTATAGCAGTACATAGTTAACTATGAGCAGCAGTAACAGGATCAGTTTTTTACAACTTCAACGCAAGGTAAGGTCAAAAGCTTTCTAGGCAGTTTAACTTTGTTCACTACGTAAAGTACTCTTTGAATTTAATAGCGGTAACGTTCATCGTCAATTAAGTAGCAAAAGGCAGGGAACAGATCGTCACTGAAGCTAAGGCATGGCATGCGCCTCCATAATCTAAAATGCCGGCTATTCCATGGAACAATAGccttggaaaacaaaagaacaaaataaaaatcaaaggagGACCGCACAGCACTTGAACAAACAGTGTTACCTCTTCATTCAAACTGTAATTAACTCAATTAATGTAAGCTCATCGTAGTAATACTATTTTACAAGCAATGGCCAAGTGCCGAAATGAAAATAGTTTGTCACTTTGTTCGGCTATGACAGACAACTATTTCTGACCCTATCCGATTATTAACTACCTCCCGGAGGCTTGGAAGTTCATTTGACTTATTACTAACATGATCAAAGGTCAAGTTCTTCGGTTTTACTGTATAAACTTTGACCTAAAACATTTTTGTTATCCTTTCTACTAGCATATATAACTAACTTGGAAAGCACAAGGAAATGAGTCTAGAAAGAAGTAATTTGCTACGTTTTCAGTAGTTCTTAGAAGggaacgttcagctagcaatttctgaaatgaagatattcCCTGAAAGTTTAGGatacttcaattttcagctaaaatATCCgaacagtctttatacattacaaggagcctagaagtctctctcaaaggcttttggcttaatttgctcgtggGGTGCCTTTGGTATTTCAGCACATACTGATCCCATCGTTGGACTAAGGAATTTAGGGTTGATGAGACAAAAAGTTGCAGTAACCTTTGAAATATTGATAGGTTCTGTAAAAGAACAAACATTGTATGCCCGGAGCCTGTATACGTTGACCCGTGAGATATAAAATTATGACAAACGTCAGTAGGAAATTTCCCGATAAATCTTCAAGTATAGATAAAAGCGTTTAAAATATATTTGGGCTTGTTTCCCGGAGCCCGCTTATCTTTCTCTCTGTCCTTCTGCTGCATATACCTAATTATGTTCGAATAAAAGTGAAATGTCTAAACGAAGAAAATCATGTTCACAAAAGGAGTAACCATCTGCCAGGAGGAGTCTTTAAAGACATTCATGCGAAAGACTTCCCTCGGAGACTACAATCGCTGACAGGTACATTTCAACAACATAATCCCAAACGACGCACATGTGAAAGAAAATCTCAAAACATACGAGTACCCGAGCACGGAACACGTGAGCTTGGGCTTGAAGTAACTCCGGGTTCAGtatcaaaacaaagaaaacgggtttttttccattttatcaCATAACATGTTATTTTGACATTGCGAACAGACGGCCAGAAAACTGTAGTTTTCTTCACAGTGAATACCCCGAGTTATTTACCTCTTTAAGAAaggatgaagaaaaaaaacaaaagaagtgaCCAATGACCACCCGCATTAATTCATTTGACATTTTCAAGTGTTAGGGAAATCGCTAATTTGGTTTGCTCACTGACTAAATTGAGAATCTTAATCTTATGTAGAAACTTGAGTGCACCTACTCCATTAGAACCCTTCGGATTTAGCTGCGCAAAACGAGTTTCCAACGATGTTTGCTAAAAAGAAACAATCCGACTATTCGGTATTAGCGAGCTTTATCTTGTGGGCCACGTgaggagaaaacaaaacatttgtaGTTCTGTTTCGATTAATTAAAGATCAAGCTTTCTTATTGTTTACTTGGAGTGTTCAGCCATTACTCCTCGATTTTGTCCGGCCCTGTTTGACACCCAGTAGTGCTTGCCTTCAATGAATGAAGATCTACCTTGAGAACGAGAACGCGCATGGCCTGCTCAAGACAAACTTGTTTAACACTCTAgttattaaaagaaagaaagaaagaaaggaaggaaggaaggagcgATCAGAGCTCTGTAGACGGGAGTCGTTTAAAATTGGTAGCGCCTACTTCAGTCCCCAAAACACGTCGGCATCTATTTCAATCCCCATTACTTCCATAGCAATTTTGATGCGCGATTACTGGTACGTCCTCCTCAGCTAATTAGCCGAAAAGACGTTTCTGGTTTTAGCGCAGTAATTCAGTCAGTCAAGCTGCACGTATGTTAGTTCACAACAGTGACAGCTAGACTATCGCTTTTTTAGGATTGACATAATAGCAACGTGGCAACTAAGAAAAAACTAATCTCTTTCTACACAAACCCTCCCCCAAGTCATAATGGATTGTGCAGCCACTAAAAAAACACTCTTTCACAAAGATAAAGGCCTGTGTAAACGGATCTTTTAAGGCTGCCAGGGTGCGAGATGGGGGTCTCTGAAGAATGACTGTTCAAATGAAATCTTCCTTTCAAAAAGAAGGGTACAAAACAAGGCGTGTCATAATCGTATCCATCTCGCTTCCGCGGCTGCGGTAATAGCACACGCTTTCCTTTAATGGGAGGCTCATCCTGGATTCGTTTTTCCCTTGCGCGTCGATTTTGGAACCATATCTTGATACGGTGATGAGGTAGCTGTAGACTTGTGGAAAGCTCCTCAACCTGCGCTACAGAAAGGTAGCGGCTTACCATGTAAGCTTCCTCTAAGGCTTGCAGCTGCGTTGAGGAAAACGGAACTCTTGGACTACCACTTAATCGACGTTTAcagttt
The genomic region above belongs to Montipora capricornis isolate CH-2021 chromosome 5, ASM3666992v2, whole genome shotgun sequence and contains:
- the LOC138048488 gene encoding homeobox protein vab-15-like; amino-acid sequence: MAKQVTDLGVEESQSLSSQRKPYLAFSIDSILGKDRDENVLEQRPSQREEKMDTRESIEEKASMEATLKNFVDLPWLSYTRYSPPKLPRSRKKVKNCKRRLSGSPRVPFSSTQLQALEEAYMVSRYLSVAQVEELSTSLQLPHHRIKIWFQNRRAREKRIQDEPPIKGKRVLLPQPRKRDGYDYDTPCFVPFFLKGRFHLNSHSSETPISHPGSLKRSVYTGLYLCERVFF